The Panacibacter microcysteis genome includes a window with the following:
- a CDS encoding GMC oxidoreductase codes for MPGDSSKVNINAGGIEKNTFDAIVIGSGISGGWAAKELCEKGLKTLVLERGREVRHLKDYPTATMNPWDFKHRTELPVSQLKNDPVVARCYAYNETSAHFFVKDHEHPYIQEKPFDWIRGYQVGGKSLLWARATQRWSKYDFEGPARDGFAVPWPISYDELAPWYSHVERFAGISGNKDGLDTLPDGEFLPPWELNCVEKDMQAKLNAAYKDRNVIIGRCAHLTKPNQIHLDQGRMQCQARTLCERGCPFGGYFSSNASTLPWAEKTGNLTLRPDSVVHSIIYDEQKGKATGVRVIDAHTKKATEYYAKIIFVNAACLNSNLVLLNSTSARFPNGLGNDNGLLGKYVAFHNYRGTLYASMPGYEDNYYYTRKPTGAMLPNFRNVYKQEMDFLRGYSVHFSAGRSRGVETQEQIGAAYKEGLTEAGKWVVFMMMQGETIPKETNHVRLSKDKTDEWGVPLLVTSVDYDDNDEKILKDFLEQGQEMLTKAGCTDITPNDSKQAPGLDIHEMGGVRMGADRKTSLLDKWNAFHNCKNVFVTDGACMVSVSTQNPSLTFMALTARAANHAVEELKKGNI; via the coding sequence ATGCCAGGAGATTCTTCCAAAGTAAACATTAACGCCGGCGGTATTGAAAAAAATACCTTCGATGCTATTGTTATTGGCTCGGGCATCAGCGGTGGCTGGGCCGCCAAAGAACTGTGTGAGAAAGGGCTGAAGACACTCGTGCTGGAGCGTGGAAGGGAGGTAAGGCATCTCAAAGATTATCCTACCGCCACCATGAACCCGTGGGATTTTAAACACAGAACCGAACTGCCGGTATCACAATTAAAGAATGATCCTGTTGTAGCCAGGTGCTACGCATACAATGAAACATCAGCGCATTTTTTTGTAAAAGATCACGAGCATCCTTACATACAGGAAAAACCGTTCGACTGGATACGTGGCTACCAGGTGGGTGGCAAGTCTTTGCTTTGGGCAAGGGCCACACAACGCTGGAGTAAATACGATTTTGAGGGGCCGGCAAGGGATGGGTTTGCGGTTCCCTGGCCCATCAGTTACGATGAGCTTGCACCATGGTATAGCCATGTGGAGCGCTTTGCGGGCATCAGCGGAAACAAAGACGGCCTGGATACTTTGCCGGATGGCGAGTTCCTGCCACCCTGGGAACTGAATTGCGTAGAGAAAGATATGCAGGCAAAACTAAATGCGGCGTACAAAGACCGTAATGTGATCATTGGCCGTTGTGCACATCTTACAAAGCCCAACCAAATACACCTCGATCAGGGCCGCATGCAATGCCAGGCAAGAACCTTGTGCGAAAGAGGCTGCCCGTTTGGCGGTTACTTCAGCTCTAACGCTTCCACCTTGCCGTGGGCTGAAAAAACAGGCAATCTTACCTTACGGCCGGATTCGGTTGTTCACTCCATCATTTACGATGAACAAAAAGGGAAGGCCACCGGTGTACGGGTTATAGATGCCCATACCAAAAAGGCAACCGAGTATTATGCAAAGATCATTTTTGTAAATGCAGCCTGTTTAAATTCCAATCTTGTACTGCTCAATTCTACCTCGGCCCGTTTTCCCAACGGTCTTGGAAATGACAATGGCTTACTTGGTAAGTATGTAGCATTTCACAATTACCGTGGTACGCTGTATGCGTCTATGCCGGGTTATGAAGACAACTATTATTACACCCGCAAGCCTACAGGTGCCATGCTCCCTAATTTTCGCAACGTTTATAAACAGGAGATGGACTTTCTTCGTGGTTATTCTGTGCATTTTAGTGCAGGCCGTTCACGCGGCGTTGAAACACAAGAGCAGATTGGCGCAGCTTATAAAGAAGGCTTAACGGAAGCAGGCAAATGGGTGGTATTTATGATGATGCAGGGCGAAACCATTCCAAAAGAAACAAACCATGTGCGGTTGAGTAAAGATAAAACAGACGAATGGGGTGTTCCACTGTTGGTTACGTCTGTTGATTATGATGATAACGACGAAAAAATACTGAAAGATTTTTTGGAACAGGGGCAGGAGATGCTTACAAAAGCGGGTTGTACAGATATTACTCCCAACGACAGCAAACAGGCTCCCGGCCTTGATATACATGAAATGGGCGGTGTACGTATGGGCGCTGATCGTAAAACATCTTTACTCGATAAATGGAACGCGTTCCATAATTGTAAAAATGTTTTTGTAACAGATGGTGCATGCATGGTCTCGGTTAGTACGCAAAATCCATCCCTTACGTTTATGGCACTTACGGCACGAGCAGCAAACCATGCAGTGGAAGAACTGAAAAAAGGAAATATATAG